The Patescibacteria group bacterium region AAGATTCAGGCAGCACGGCGTTTTTATAACTCAAATGTCAGAGATCTTAATATCGGACTTGAATCATTTCCACAGAATATTGTCGGGAATATATTCAAATTTGGGAAAAGAGAATTTTTTGAACTTGAAGAAGGTTCTGAGGAAAAAGAACCAGTAAA contains the following coding sequences:
- a CDS encoding LemA family protein; amino-acid sequence: KIQAARRFYNSNVRDLNIGLESFPQNIVGNIFKFGKREFFELEEGSEEKEPVKVNF